The Quercus lobata isolate SW786 chromosome 9, ValleyOak3.0 Primary Assembly, whole genome shotgun sequence region TGGAGGTGTGGCTCCAAATCTTTGAATCTATATACTAATTTCCTCTTTCTTTATCTCTCCTTTTCTTGCTTGACTGCAAAGTAAGTATAATATAGACTTATTATTGCACTAGCAAGACTAATAGAGTGTGACTGTTGAGTTTACTCTTTAAGAAAAGAACAAGCAAcaagaaagagatagagagagagacccaATGAAAAACCAAGAGTGGTTAAGGTTTTGAGGCAATTGGCAATGCCGATGCCGAGGCAGTCCTTCAACACTCACAACCACCATCCAATGCTGAGGCAATCCTTCACCATCccctaccaccaccaccactatcATCTCCTCCTCTTTGTCCTGATACttctatcttatttttctttttcttctactgCAAACAATGAGGTTGTTACGTTGTATTCATGGCTTCACAGCTCTCCCTCACCTTCTTCTTCAGCTTTCTCTAACTGGAATTCTTCACACCCCAACCCTTGTAACTGGCCTTACATAACTTGCTCTTCAGAAAACTTTGTTACTGAGATCAATATCCAGTCTATTGAGCTAGCTCTTCCCTTTCCTTCCAACCTTTCCTCCCTGCACTTCCTCCAAAAGCTCATTGTTTCTGGTGCTAATCTCACTGGGACAATCCCTCCTGATATAGGATATTGCACTGAGCTTACAGTCATTGATGTTAGTTCAAATAGTCTGGTGGGAACTATACCTTCAAGTGTTGGCAAGCTCCAAAATCTCAAGGACTTGATTTTGAACTCTAACCAGCTTACTGGTCAAATCCCAGCAGAGCTTGGTAATTGCATCAACCTTAAGAATCTCAATGtatttgataattatttaaGTGGGAAACTTCCTGTTGAACTAGGAAAACTGTCAAGTTTGGAAGTTATTCGCGTGGGAGGGAACAAAGACGTTGCAGGAAATATCCCAGATGAGCTTGGAGACTGTCAGAATTTGAAGGTTCTTGGTCTTGCTGATACTAAAATATCAGGCTCTATTCCTGCTTCACTGGGTAAACTAAGCATGCTTCAGACACTGTCAGTCTATACTACAATGCTCTCTGGTGAGATTCCACCAAATATATGCAACTGTTCAGAGCTTGTCAACTTATTCCTTTATGAGAATGATCTCTCAGGTTCACTTCCAGCAGAGTTAGGTAAGCTTCAGAAGCTGGAGAAGATGTTGCTATGGCAAAACAACTTTGTTGGCAGTATTCCTGAGGAAATTGGAAACTGCAAAAGCTTGAAGATTATTGACCTCGCCTTCAATTCTTTATCTGGGAGCATACCTCGGTCTTTTGGAAACCTCTCAAACCTTGAAGAGCTTATGCTTAGTAACAATAACATCTCTGGTTCAATCCCATCTGTTCTTTCAAATGCTACAAACCTCTTGCAGTTACAGCTTGATACTAATCAGATATCAGGTCGGATTCCTGCAGAGCTTGGGATGTTGACAGCAATAACGGTTTTATTTGCGTGGCAGAACAAACTTGAAGGAAGCATTCCACCAGCATTGGCGGGTTGCCGGAGCCTTGAAGCCTTAGATTTGTCCCACAATGCACTCACTGGTAGCTTACCCCCTGGACTATTTCAGCTTCAAAATTTAACAAAGCTTCTCTTAATTTATAATGACATTTCGGGCTCAATTCCTCCAGAGATTGGTAAGTGCACTTCTCTTATTAGGCTTAGACTAGAGAATAATAGAATCAGTGGGTATATCCCAAAAGAAATTGGGATTCTCAACAACCTTACTTACCTTGACCTGTCTGAAAATCATCTTGCTGGATCAGTACCAGAAGAGATTGGCAATTGTGCTGAACTGCAAATGTTGAACCTAAGTAATAACACCCTTGGAGGCACATTGCCTAGCTCATTGTCTGCCCTGATCAGGCTTCAAGTATTGGATGTTTCTATTAATCAGTTTCTGGGGCAGATTCCTGGGAGTTTTGGGAAGCTTACTTCACTGAACAAACTCATCCTTAGTAGAAACTCACTCTCTGGATCAATACCTTCCTTGCTTGGTCGCTGTTCTGGTCTTCAGTTGCTTGATCTAAGTAACAATGCACTTTCTGGCACAATCCCTGCAgaaatatttgaaattgaagCTCTTGACATTGCTCTAAATTTGAGTTCCAATGAACTATCTGGTGTAATCCCATCACAAATTTCTGCTCTCAACAAGCTCTCCATACTAGACCTTTCGCACAATAAGCTTGAAGGTGACTTGATGGTACTATCTGGGCTCATAAATCTTGTTTCTCTGAACATTTCTTACAATAATTTCACCGGTTATCTTCCTGACAGCAAGCTATTTAGACAGTTATCAGCAACGGAGTTGGCAGGGAACCAAGGATTGTGTTCTAGGGGCCATGATGCATGTTTCCTTAGCAATGCTACTAGTATGACAAACAGCAGTGGTTTTAGGAGGTCACAGAGTCTAAGATTAGCCATTGGGTTGCTAATTTCCTTGACCATTGCATTGGCAATATTCGGGGCTATTGCAATTTTTGGAGCACGGAAGATTATTAGAGACGACAACGATTCTGAGATGGGAGGGGATTCATGGCCTTGGAAGTTCACTCCATTCCAGAAATTAAACTTCTCAGTTGAGCAAGTTTTGAAGTGTCTAGTTGAATCTAATGTAATTGGAAAGGGATGTTCAGGAATTGTTTATCGGGCAGAAATGGAAAATGGGGAAGTCATTGCAGTAAAGAAGCTGTGGCCAACGACAATGGCTGCTGGATATAACTGCCAAAATGTGAGGACAGGAATCAATGGAGTGGTTCGTGATTCCTTTTCAGCTGAAGTAAAAACGCTTGGCACAATCCGGCACAAGAACATTGTAAGATTCTTGGGTTGCTGTTGGAATCAAAACATGAGATTGCTAATGTATGATTATATGCCCAATGGGAGCTTGGGCAGTCTTCTTCATGAACGAAGCGGTAACTGCTTGGAATGGAACCTGAGATATCAGATTGTATTGGGGGCAGCTCAAGGTTTGGCTTATTTACACCATGACTGTGTTCCTTCCATTGTTCACAGGGACATTAAGGCCAACAACATTCTCATTGGTCCTGAATTTGAACCTTATATTGGTGATTTTGGGCTTGCCAAGCTTGTTGATGATGGAGATTTTGCTCGGTCTTCCAACACTGTTGCTGGTTCCTACGGTTACATTGCTCCTGGTTAGTACAATATTCCAATCTTATCATCCTTCATTGAAAGTACAAATTCTTAAGAATCAATTAATGcttttaggaaaaaatgaaCTCTTAACAAAAACATTATCTTCATAATCCTTGATAAAACTAATTGTATGATGAATAAATCTTTTAGTCATAGATTATTTTATCATCTCTAATTATAGACATCTTTTCATAAATATACAGATAACTTAAGAATGAGAATACATGCCTAACAAAATTTGCTTTCTCTGCCAATTCAAGGATTTCAAAGTCATTCATAATGAAGAATTACTTTTCGTGTTGCAGTTTTCATGTggtaattttttgcaatttttaagCTGCATTCATGTGCTTTTTGTGCCTTTGGTTTTCAGAGTATGGGTACATGATGAAGATAACAGAGAAGAGTGATGTCTATAGCTATGGTGTTGTTGTTTTAGAAGTGTTAACAGGGAAGCAACCAATTGATCCAACCATACCAGATGGTCTTCACATTGTAGATTGGGTAAGGCAGAGGAGGGGGGGAGTTCAAGTGCTAGATCCTAGCTTATGTGCTCAACCAGAATCggaaattgaggaaatgttGCAGACCTTAGGTGTGGCTTTGCTGTGTGTAAATCCTTCCCCAGATGATAGGCCAACCATGAAAGATGTAGCAGCAATGCTCAAAGAGATAAGGCAAGAGAGGGAGGAGTGCATGAAAGTTGATACAATTCTTAATGGATCTTCTGCAAGTGAGAAACAAGAAAACAACAGGTCCGGTCGCGGTGGAGGTCCATCTGCAAATGCAATGATGCCACATTCATACCTCCAAAGCAACAACACAAGCTTTTCTGCTTCCTCATTGCTATATTCTTCTTCCTCCAATGTTAAAACTACTTTCAAATAGTTGGTCAAATCTTCATGTTTGCTAAGCAGTCAAGAGttccttaaattttttgtttctaaatcAGTTTAGTTTCACCAATCTGGTTTCTTTATGTAAAAGAGAAATGCTTTAATAATCAGAATCAGCAAAATTCTGACTTTGGTCATAACATTCTTACATTTAATTAGATTAAAATTAACAACAGACGTGATTTATTAGTCAATTCTGGttgatcttttctttttaagaccGTACACTAAGGTAGACTGCAGGTTTTGGGTGGAatctatatattaattattaaaccCGTTCCTATTACCAAATAAGCTTCatcaaatttataaatacaCAGCtgaattagtaaaaaatattattgtaataTAAACTTTGACAAATGCAATTTTAATATTGTAGTGGTATGTATGAAAACATATAACTTGAACAATTTTAGGCTCATCAACAGCATAAAATGTTCAACTTATGcactccatatatatatatatggggctTAACGCCTTAAGAAGAAAACAATCATAGTAGAATTGGAACTGCGACCGGCATTGGGGTCTTACTTCATCCGTGATAGTAATGTTATAGCGGCGTAGAACATGAAGGAAAGACAAGCTCTAGCTTTTTGTCAACCAGCCCCAATGACCCATTAACCAAGCTTTCATTTCATCATCTACACCCTACAGGAGCAGAGGCCGATGAAGCGAGCCCAGCTTCAAAAATTTCCAGCACAGGTGCTACCGCTTTAGAGATTGATAGAGATTCGTTTCGGAATACCACGTCCTTCTATAGCTCTTTCtactttcttatatatatatatatatatatatatatatattaaacaatattacatcactcaataacttattattgaatttatattttaaaaattcaaccgttgaattacatattcaatattttcttaacatacataccaaatttcatgtcaatcagatgtaatttaccattcgGTTCATAAATtaatcttttatgcattatttcaAACTACAataacttgaatttaaacaattaattgatgacatgactattgatctttaatcaccttgaaattttgcaagcatggagaatataagaaaataatgtaatctaacggtagatttaaATTTGCATCTATTTAAAAactattggttggtgtaacgtTGCTTAAAATTGCACCTAGTGCAattttaagcaatgttacaccactcaataaaattgatcaaaaatttgacataaagtACATTAGTGAGACATAAAATAGTTTCTTAATGAGCATCTAACGTTACTCTAAATATTATGATAAGTATAAATTCTGTTTATATCTACCATGGCCTATGCCAAGCCATCATTTTCTTCACCGTACTAACACATTCACATTCAAAAGACATGTAAGCCCATAATGCAAGCATTCTTATTATTACCCGTGATAAAAATTGAAGTAATACTACTACCacataaaatgacataatttgcTCACTTAGAGCATCAGCAATGGGCCTGTCATATGCCAAATGTAAAGCACATTTGGCATACAGGCCCAAAATATGCCAGCAACTGGATGGCTAAAACCATCATAggtcaaatttttttggcatagcGCTACAGTACTATCTCATATGTGAGATGGTATTGTAGcactatgccaaaaaaatttagtgtaTTTTAatcccctctctctcttgctACAGTACCAGACTCTCAtcccctctttctctctcgcaCCATCAAGCTTCTCTTTCTCTTGCGCCATCCagcttctctctttctctccgaTCACCAAGCTGCTGTCCGAATCACCAAGCCTTTGCCGAATGCCGATTCACCCTCACCCATCTCCAAATCCGTTTTACCAATTCACTCATCTCATAAACCCAACACTCTAGATACCCATTTAACTTTTCACTCCATCACCCTCACCCATCACCAAGCCTCGCTTTTCTCTCCGAATCACCAAGCCTCTGCCGAATGCCGATTCACCCTCACCCATCTCCAAATCCATTTTACCAATTCACTCATCTCATAAACCCAACACTATAGATACCCATTTACCTTTTCACTccacctctctctcttcaaaccGAGATTCTCAAGGGTTCTCAagggtttgtgggtttggattaagattttttttgcaaaatctcAAATGAAGCTCTGTCGGTctctcaaatcaaatcaaaatcaaaatcaaagcaaTTTACTAAGTGGGTTTTGATCCATGTTcgagtttttgtgtttgtgtttcttttctctttttgcaAGAAAAAGGGGGATTCAGCTTGTGTTTGTATTTGGATTTTGATCTAAGAATTGCTGTTGATGTTTGCAGAGGTGGGATTCAGCTTCATCACGAGGGGTTTTCGCTCGCTGTCGGATTAGCATCTTCAGAAAGTTTGCTCAGGTTCAACTTCAATTACCAAAATCCCAATTTTATCAAAATCCCAATTTTATTAGATAATCGGTGTTCTTGTTTACTGATTTTTTCTTCAACAAATTAATATGTTGTATACAAAGATTCTATCAGTGGTTTTTGTTGTGTTCAACTCTATGGTTTTATATGATTTCTATTTGTACATGTTGGCCATGTATGGGCTATGTTTGTAGAGAGTATATTTTGAGTTATATTTGCTGCTGTATGGGCTGTGTTTGCGGAGAGTATATTTTTGCAGAGAGTATATTTTGAGTTATAATATGTGAAGGCTTTGAACTCTTGTAGATTTGGTTAAGTTTGTATTTCTAATTATAGTAATCACTTACCACAAATACTTGAACTCTTAGACTTTGTGAGTTGGCTCTAATTGACTTCATACACTAACTGTTTTAAGTTCCTTATTTAAAAGGGATGGGTACACAAGAAGAGATAACACAATATGCTAATATCTCACAAATGGATGATGGTGATTTTCTTGCACCATTTTCAAGTGGGTCTCAAAATACTTCAATGCCCATCCAAGAGTCTTGTCCGGAAGTTGAAATTGTCACCCCTAATCCAATAAAACGTGGTGGCAACTTTAGTGTAGATGAGGACAACCTCCTCGTCTCTGCATGGCTTAACATTAGCATGGATGTTGTGCAAGGTACTGACCAAAAggttgaaaaattttgggagaAAATTTGGCAATACTTTTGCGAGAACAATACTTACAGAACCACACGTTCTGCTTCCTCCCTCCAAAGGTGATGAGGAAATATTAATAGTGAGACAAGTAGGTTTGCTGGATTCAAGGCTAAAATTGAAGTCCGAAATAAAAGTGGTGGGACTAACGAGGACAAGGTATAAATTGAACTTTATAGTGTCacaatattaatttctaaatagtttcaagacactaattattttttttattattatttttaaatctagTTGAAAGATGCAAAGGAACTATATAAAGTTTCACCAACTCCAACAATCGGCAAAAAAACAGCTTTTGCATTTGAACATTGTTGGGTTGTGTTGAAGAACTAACCAAAGTGGAGTATGCCTAAGGAAAGATCAAAAGGGCTCCCTCAAACTCCTAGTTCAATTGATCAAGTTGGTAATAATGATAATGACACAATGGAGGTAGAGAGACCAATTGGCAGAAAAGCTAAAAAGGCTAAGAGAAAGAGAACAGATGGTGATAAGGGTTTTGATGattatttggcaaaaaaattggaatatcTTTAGGAATCACATGAATAAGACAGAGAGGCTCTTTGCATCAAAGCGGATAGGGTTCGTGTGGATGCGCAAAGAGCTGATATTGAAAAGGAAAGACTTCATCTTGAAACTATTAGGGAGGAGGGAAAAATAATGACCATGGATACAAGTGGCATGAAtgacaaagaaagaaattattttgaaaatctcaagGATCAAATCCTTGCAAGGCAACAATTAGAGTAAATAGTTTGACACAAGGAGATGATGTCTTGTCATAACTATATTTTGGTAGTAAATTATATATGGGTTGAGGTTTGGCATATGTAGatgatattttatttcaacCTTGTTTTGATAGTGACTTATTTTAAGCGTAAGTTTGGAACATGTAGATGATGTATTGTTCCAACTTGATCAATTGGCAGTAGGTTGTGCCACTTATGTAATCACATCATTTTTGCTTATATGAATGACAAGCTAGTGTTTCAATTTCTTGATTAATACTTTAGTACATGAATGAATATTTAGGCTTTACTATACTGTGAACAAGAGTTTAATACTTGAATTAAAGCTAGAGATATTGGCCatttaataaatgttttttaGCCCTTGACCTCTTTCTTAACGAGATGGGAAATCTTGAGTCTATATTGTATGCTAAAATTGTGGTGTTCAAACTTTGAGATTGAGTTTAAGATACTATCTTGAGTCTATATTGTATATTATTGACAATTACTCTCCAAGTTAGAAGAGGCACTAAGTCCACAACACAAACACACGAACAAGTAGAGAGGGAGATATGCATTACAAAGAATAGAGTGGAGAGAATTAAATCTTCTGGTTGGGACCATTATTGCTTTTGTagatattaatttaataatgagTAATAGTTTAAGGGGTCATTGTCTAGTATGATGTTGAAAGTCCTGGGCTGTAAAGCGCTAGTCCTGGCATCCCCTATATGCTTTATTTCTTATCAATCTTTACCAGGGGACTTTTGCTTTGACAGATTTTAAGCTTTGTTTATCGAATAATATATCTACTTGATTGTATCCTATGGATAAATTTGAAGTGACATTTTAGCAACTCTTGTGTGGGTGCGCATATTG contains the following coding sequences:
- the LOC115961829 gene encoding LRR receptor-like serine/threonine-protein kinase RCH1, whose protein sequence is MPMPRQSFNTHNHHPMLRQSFTIPYHHHHYHLLLFVLILLSYFSFSSTANNEVVTLYSWLHSSPSPSSSAFSNWNSSHPNPCNWPYITCSSENFVTEINIQSIELALPFPSNLSSLHFLQKLIVSGANLTGTIPPDIGYCTELTVIDVSSNSLVGTIPSSVGKLQNLKDLILNSNQLTGQIPAELGNCINLKNLNVFDNYLSGKLPVELGKLSSLEVIRVGGNKDVAGNIPDELGDCQNLKVLGLADTKISGSIPASLGKLSMLQTLSVYTTMLSGEIPPNICNCSELVNLFLYENDLSGSLPAELGKLQKLEKMLLWQNNFVGSIPEEIGNCKSLKIIDLAFNSLSGSIPRSFGNLSNLEELMLSNNNISGSIPSVLSNATNLLQLQLDTNQISGRIPAELGMLTAITVLFAWQNKLEGSIPPALAGCRSLEALDLSHNALTGSLPPGLFQLQNLTKLLLIYNDISGSIPPEIGKCTSLIRLRLENNRISGYIPKEIGILNNLTYLDLSENHLAGSVPEEIGNCAELQMLNLSNNTLGGTLPSSLSALIRLQVLDVSINQFLGQIPGSFGKLTSLNKLILSRNSLSGSIPSLLGRCSGLQLLDLSNNALSGTIPAEIFEIEALDIALNLSSNELSGVIPSQISALNKLSILDLSHNKLEGDLMVLSGLINLVSLNISYNNFTGYLPDSKLFRQLSATELAGNQGLCSRGHDACFLSNATSMTNSSGFRRSQSLRLAIGLLISLTIALAIFGAIAIFGARKIIRDDNDSEMGGDSWPWKFTPFQKLNFSVEQVLKCLVESNVIGKGCSGIVYRAEMENGEVIAVKKLWPTTMAAGYNCQNVRTGINGVVRDSFSAEVKTLGTIRHKNIVRFLGCCWNQNMRLLMYDYMPNGSLGSLLHERSGNCLEWNLRYQIVLGAAQGLAYLHHDCVPSIVHRDIKANNILIGPEFEPYIGDFGLAKLVDDGDFARSSNTVAGSYGYIAPEYGYMMKITEKSDVYSYGVVVLEVLTGKQPIDPTIPDGLHIVDWVRQRRGGVQVLDPSLCAQPESEIEEMLQTLGVALLCVNPSPDDRPTMKDVAAMLKEIRQEREECMKVDTILNGSSASEKQENNRSGRGGGPSANAMMPHSYLQSNNTSFSASSLLYSSSSNVKTTFK